A part of Rhodoligotrophos appendicifer genomic DNA contains:
- a CDS encoding mechanosensitive ion channel domain-containing protein — protein sequence MAITMVLAAPVLAQDAVLERVQRQVQPLTQEIEQLKQQLARPDISTGDLNSTRARIETIRTDTLRMSEQLQPLLNAANQSLDQLGPLPEGEVQEAPSVAEQRKQLTARRDAIRSVQAQLDLLRVSSQQLSEQASEIQHSRFFQKVFITDRSVMDPRLWLEGLNTVDPFVTRFLTVFNNWWSRLVGSLTGFSLILLLGELAAAIAAAVVTRRALKWLLQPRRNKPNPTDLERLWNVPARVIVVSASILVGILLIYFALSTTIETSQQATRIYWTLALSFAFMAGGRAFVRAMLSPRNGTWRVVELSDGMAHRLCQLLELLIILHMTDAALRRLTEILFIPVQFSIAQSAVNSILTAVLLVFILLTARRPEDPAEDHAPSSVQGRFGWFANLSLLYWALVGIICGALLLGFIALAQYVSQQIVVLTGLVVILMLIRYLADQLVSHGLKPHSLVGRFLRSALSLSNRGVDRFGVIITTLVDFGLVFVGLPLVILQTAVTWVDITSWMNTAFFGFRLGGLTISLYTVVAAAAAFVIGFLLTKLFTRWLDARVLSRTQLNKGVRDSIRTGVGYLGLILAALFALTYAGLNFDNLAIVAGALGVGIGFGLQSIVNNFVSGLILLAERPIKVGDLIKVSGGQGIVKRINVRSTEIETGEKSSIIVPNSSLITESVQNWTHSDTMGRIAIAVRADPAVDPETVIKLLVSAAQKHDKVLPFPAPMALFQNFGATANEYELYGYVADVLTVGGVASDVRIAIARLFEENKIGMPFGPQELKMVGDGKPPV from the coding sequence ATGGCCATCACGATGGTTTTGGCTGCCCCTGTCTTGGCGCAGGATGCCGTGCTGGAGCGCGTGCAGCGCCAGGTTCAGCCGCTGACGCAGGAAATCGAACAGCTGAAGCAACAGCTGGCGCGGCCGGACATCAGCACCGGCGACCTGAATTCCACCAGGGCCAGGATCGAGACCATCCGCACGGACACCCTGCGGATGAGCGAGCAGTTGCAGCCTCTCCTGAACGCGGCAAATCAGAGCCTCGATCAATTGGGGCCCTTGCCCGAGGGGGAGGTGCAGGAAGCGCCCAGCGTCGCGGAGCAGCGCAAGCAGTTGACGGCGCGACGGGATGCCATTCGTTCGGTGCAGGCGCAGTTGGACCTGTTGCGGGTGAGTAGCCAGCAGCTCTCCGAGCAGGCCTCGGAAATCCAGCACAGCCGTTTCTTCCAGAAGGTCTTCATCACCGATCGATCGGTGATGGATCCGCGCCTCTGGCTTGAGGGACTGAACACTGTCGACCCCTTCGTCACGCGGTTCCTGACGGTCTTCAACAACTGGTGGAGCAGGTTGGTCGGCTCCCTCACCGGCTTCTCGCTCATCCTTCTGTTGGGTGAGCTCGCTGCGGCGATCGCGGCCGCCGTGGTGACCAGACGGGCCTTGAAGTGGCTGCTGCAGCCGCGACGCAACAAGCCCAACCCTACCGATCTGGAACGCTTGTGGAACGTTCCGGCGAGGGTGATCGTCGTCTCGGCCTCGATCCTGGTAGGCATCCTGCTCATCTACTTCGCACTGTCCACCACCATTGAGACCAGCCAGCAGGCGACTCGCATCTACTGGACCCTCGCTCTGTCCTTTGCCTTCATGGCGGGAGGGCGTGCTTTCGTGCGCGCGATGCTCTCGCCGCGGAACGGCACATGGCGGGTTGTTGAACTGTCCGATGGGATGGCCCATCGGCTGTGCCAGCTGCTCGAATTGCTGATCATCCTGCACATGACCGACGCAGCGCTGCGCCGGCTGACGGAAATTCTCTTCATTCCTGTGCAGTTTTCCATCGCTCAGAGTGCCGTAAACTCGATCCTGACGGCTGTGCTGCTTGTCTTCATTCTGTTGACGGCGCGCCGTCCCGAAGATCCGGCCGAGGATCACGCGCCCTCGAGCGTCCAAGGGCGATTCGGGTGGTTTGCCAATCTCTCGCTGCTCTATTGGGCCCTCGTCGGCATCATCTGCGGCGCCCTTCTCCTCGGTTTTATTGCCCTGGCCCAATATGTCAGCCAGCAAATCGTGGTGCTGACGGGCCTGGTCGTCATCCTCATGCTGATCCGGTATCTTGCGGATCAACTTGTTTCCCACGGCTTGAAGCCCCACAGCCTCGTGGGCCGCTTCCTTCGGAGCGCTTTGTCGCTGAGCAATCGCGGGGTAGATCGCTTCGGCGTCATCATCACCACCCTGGTGGATTTCGGCCTCGTCTTCGTTGGCCTGCCGCTTGTCATCCTCCAGACCGCCGTCACCTGGGTCGACATCACCAGCTGGATGAACACGGCCTTTTTCGGCTTTCGCCTCGGCGGCCTCACGATCTCGCTCTACACCGTCGTGGCGGCGGCGGCGGCCTTCGTCATCGGCTTCCTCCTCACCAAGCTCTTCACCCGGTGGCTCGATGCGCGCGTCCTGTCCCGCACCCAGCTCAACAAGGGCGTGCGGGACAGCATTCGCACCGGTGTCGGCTATCTCGGCCTCATCCTGGCGGCCCTCTTCGCCCTGACCTATGCCGGGCTGAATTTCGACAATCTGGCCATCGTTGCGGGTGCTCTCGGTGTCGGTATCGGTTTCGGTCTGCAGAGTATCGTCAACAATTTTGTCTCAGGCCTGATCCTTCTCGCCGAACGGCCGATCAAGGTCGGAGACCTGATCAAGGTCTCAGGCGGCCAGGGGATCGTGAAGCGGATCAATGTGCGCTCGACGGAGATCGAGACGGGAGAGAAGTCCTCCATCATCGTGCCGAACTCCAGCCTGATCACCGAATCGGTCCAGAACTGGACGCACTCCGACACCATGGGCCGGATCGCCATTGCGGTGCGGGCCGATCCCGCCGTGGACCCCGAGACGGTGATCAAGCTTCTGGTCTCTGCAGCTCAGAAGCATGACAAGGTCTTGCCGTTCCCTGCGCCCATGGCCCTGTTCCAGAATTTCGGCGCGACGGCCAACGAGTACGAGCTTTACGGCTATGTCGCCGACGTGCTCACGGTGGGCGGTGTGGCCAGCGATGTGAGGATCGCCATTGCCAGGCTCTTTGAGGAGAACAAGATAGGGATGCCCTTCGGGCCCCAGGAGCTTAAGATGGTCGGCGACGGCAAGCCGCCGGTGTGA
- a CDS encoding VOC family protein: MKGIDHLVLCADDLDMATARYKSMGFTVMPRAVHPFGTMNNLVQFDGSFLELVALNDRSIIPEHGERFFSFAAFNRDYLEEGEGFSMLVLDSDDARADQQRFTETGISRFDPFDFKRLATLPDGEQVTVGFSLAFATHQAMERAAFFVCQQQAPQHFWKRDYQIHSNGALGLGDVLMLSDEPQRYAPFMSAFTGVEPQVTAPDDICFPLQRGGVRMLTPEAWDVHFPAAFAPDLARGPCFAGYTVLVRDLAQATESLDDGHIAYLRDGEHLIVAPDDAFNTMILFQARRP; encoded by the coding sequence ATGAAGGGTATCGACCATCTGGTGCTCTGCGCCGATGATCTCGACATGGCCACGGCCCGGTACAAGTCCATGGGGTTCACGGTGATGCCGCGGGCCGTCCATCCCTTCGGCACCATGAACAATCTTGTCCAGTTCGACGGCTCCTTTCTGGAGCTCGTCGCCCTCAACGATCGCTCCATCATCCCCGAGCATGGCGAGCGTTTCTTCAGCTTCGCCGCCTTCAACCGGGATTATCTCGAGGAGGGCGAGGGCTTTTCCATGCTCGTCCTCGATTCGGACGATGCCCGCGCCGATCAGCAGCGCTTTACCGAGACCGGCATCTCCCGCTTCGACCCCTTCGATTTCAAGCGCCTGGCCACACTTCCCGACGGCGAGCAGGTGACGGTGGGATTCTCCCTGGCCTTCGCGACACATCAGGCGATGGAGCGTGCGGCCTTCTTCGTCTGTCAGCAGCAGGCCCCGCAACATTTCTGGAAGCGCGACTATCAGATCCATTCCAATGGCGCGCTGGGTTTGGGCGATGTGCTGATGCTAAGCGACGAACCGCAGCGCTATGCGCCGTTCATGTCGGCCTTTACCGGGGTCGAGCCGCAAGTCACCGCGCCCGACGACATCTGCTTTCCCCTGCAGCGGGGCGGGGTCCGCATGCTCACTCCGGAAGCCTGGGACGTCCATTTCCCGGCAGCCTTTGCCCCGGACCTGGCCCGGGGCCCGTGCTTTGCCGGCTACACGGTGCTCGTCCGCGATCTCGCCCAGGCGACCGAATCCCTCGATGACGGCCATATCGCCTATCTGCGTGACGGCGAGCATCTCATCGTGGCCCCCGACGATGCCTTCAACACCATGATCCTGTTCCAGGCCCGGCGCCCATGA